The Saccharothrix variisporea genome has a segment encoding these proteins:
- a CDS encoding GNAT family N-acetyltransferase, whose translation MIAAVGLRAATRADVPAIGELMRRSVLDVFPRFHDDRATASAARHLTVPDTVLIDDGTYYVHEEDGDVVACGGWSKRDKLYTGSGPGASDDRLLDPATEPARVRAMFVRGDWTRRGLGKAILARCVRDARAEGFRSLVLMATLPGEPLYRSFGFREVRRTRVPLPDGVVLDGVEMDYPLTTS comes from the coding sequence ATGATCGCCGCCGTGGGGCTGCGAGCGGCGACGAGAGCGGACGTGCCGGCGATCGGCGAGCTGATGCGGCGCTCCGTCCTCGACGTCTTCCCGCGCTTCCACGACGACCGCGCCACGGCCTCCGCCGCGCGCCACCTGACCGTCCCGGACACCGTGCTGATCGACGACGGCACCTACTACGTCCACGAGGAGGACGGCGACGTGGTGGCGTGCGGCGGCTGGAGCAAGCGCGACAAGCTCTACACCGGGTCCGGGCCGGGCGCGTCCGACGACCGCCTGCTCGACCCGGCCACCGAGCCCGCCCGGGTCCGCGCGATGTTCGTGCGCGGCGACTGGACCCGGCGCGGGCTGGGCAAGGCGATCCTGGCCCGGTGCGTCCGGGACGCTCGGGCGGAGGGCTTCCGGTCGCTGGTGCTGATGGCGACCCTGCCCGGCGAGCCGCTGTACCGGTCCTTCGGCTTCCGCGAGGTGCGCCGGACCCGCGTGCCGCTGCCCGACGGCGTGGTGCTCGACGGCGTCGAGATGGACTACCCGCTGACGACGAGCTAG
- a CDS encoding VOC family protein produces MLTDTRTTTVLPVSDMDRASRFYTDQLGLKEVGRLPDGSRTFDLGHGNGVSLLPAEEGSQTKHTVLSFEVSDISGEIRELEGRGVRFEDYDTPDIKTVDHIADMNGEKAAWFCDSEGNYLCLHQAP; encoded by the coding sequence ATGCTCACCGATACGAGAACCACGACCGTCCTGCCCGTCTCCGACATGGACCGGGCGAGCCGCTTCTACACCGACCAGCTCGGCCTCAAGGAGGTCGGGAGACTGCCCGACGGCAGCCGCACGTTCGACCTCGGTCACGGCAACGGCGTGAGCCTGCTGCCCGCCGAGGAGGGTTCGCAGACCAAGCACACCGTCCTCAGCTTCGAGGTCTCCGACATCTCCGGGGAGATCCGGGAGTTGGAGGGGCGCGGCGTCCGGTTCGAGGACTACGACACGCCCGACATCAAGACCGTGGACCACATCGCCGACATGAACGGCGAGAAGGCCGCCTGGTTCTGCGACTCCGAGGGAAACTACCTGTGCCTGCACCAGGCACCGTGA